The following coding sequences lie in one Phalacrocorax aristotelis chromosome 4, bGulAri2.1, whole genome shotgun sequence genomic window:
- the TNIP2 gene encoding TNFAIP3-interacting protein 2 isoform X2, with the protein MHLAGLLLALQKKEKGQQRDRGSPSPAMCSEVQKLNQQLEEKNGEIQQMINQPPYEKEREILRLQKSLAEREKAQATSDVLCRSLTDETHQLQRKLASTAEMCQHLAKCLEEKQRREKRNSDDQTPTERANQVLDNETSLQALICNLQDENRMLKQKVAHVEDLNAKWQKYDASRDEYVKRLHLQLKEMKSQLDLQHGITSAQTNSDLMHKEIFRLNKLLEEKMNECIKTKRELEDVKKASEGDNERIQMLEQQVLVYKDDFTSERSDRERAQSKIQELQAEVACLQHQLARRQDSRDTSSHFRVHIGNQNHMYVQTNVEHLRGNSPGQTGMRRTSSQSEQASPPADNGNSGSEGRAQGELRCPHCMRFFSDELSDEFLKHVAECCQ; encoded by the exons ATGCACCTGGCCGGATTACTGCTCGccctgcagaagaaagagaaggggcAGCAGCGTGACCGCGGCTCACCTTCCCCAGCCATGTGCTCG GAAGTACAGAAGTTGAATCAGCAGctagaggagaaaaatggagaaatacaGCAGATGATAAATCAGCCTCcatatgaaaaggaaagagaaatcttACGACTTCAGAAGAGCttggcagagagagagaaggctCAGGCCACCAGCGATGTTTTGTGCCGTTCACTCACTGATGAAACTCACCAACTTCAACGCAAATTAGCATCCACAGCAGAAATGTGTCAACATCTGGCAAAATGTCtagaagagaagcaaagaagaGAGAAGCGGAATTCAGATGACCAGACACCTACTGAAAGAGCTAATCAG GTTTTAGACAATGAAACTTCACTTCAAGCTCTTATCTGCAACCTACAAGATGAAAACAGgatgttaaaacaaaaagtagCTCAC GTGGAAGACTTAAATGCAAAATGGCAGAAATATGATGCGAGTAGGGATGAGTATGTGAAGCGACTCCACTTGCAGCTCAAAGAGATGAAGTCACAACTGGATCTGCAGCATGGCATAACTTCAGCACAAACAAACTCTGACCTGATGCACAAGGAAATATTCCGGTTAAACAaactgctggaagaaaaaatgaatgaatgCATAAAAACTAAGAGAGAATTAGAAGATGTGAAGAAGGCTAGTGAAGGAGACAACGAGCGCATACAAATGCTGGAACAACAG GTCCTAGTTTATAAAGATGATTTCACATCTGAGAGATCAGACAGAGAACGAGCACAGAGTAAAATACAAGAGCTTCAGGCAGAAGTTGCATGTCTGCAACACCAGCTAGCCAGAAGACAG GACTCAAGAGACACAAGTAGTCATTTCAGAGTTCACATTGGTAACCAAAATCATATGTACGTACAGACAAATGTTGAACATCTACGAGGCAATAGCCCGGGCCAAACAGGCATGAGAAGAACATCTTCACAGTCTGAACAAGCTTCTCCTCCTGCGGACAATGGGAACTCTGGATCCGAGGGCAGGGCACAGGGTGAACTTAGATGCCCTCATTGTATGAGGTTTTTCAGTGATGAACTCAGTGATGAATTCCTCAAACACGTTGCTGAATGTTGTCAGTGA
- the TNIP2 gene encoding TNFAIP3-interacting protein 2 isoform X1 translates to MHLAGLLLALQKKEKGQQRDRGSPSPAMCSVSEGSSTDPLAARFKQVEEMLERLHRENRSLKNKVPRYNVLCTLYHESAQQLKHLQLQLAAKEATIRELRSSLARLQQRQQEQEPPAGAAGAEPEPARSLVESLLEQLGQAREQLRDSERLSARRVEALSQEVQKLNQQLEEKNGEIQQMINQPPYEKEREILRLQKSLAEREKAQATSDVLCRSLTDETHQLQRKLASTAEMCQHLAKCLEEKQRREKRNSDDQTPTERANQVLDNETSLQALICNLQDENRMLKQKVAHVEDLNAKWQKYDASRDEYVKRLHLQLKEMKSQLDLQHGITSAQTNSDLMHKEIFRLNKLLEEKMNECIKTKRELEDVKKASEGDNERIQMLEQQVLVYKDDFTSERSDRERAQSKIQELQAEVACLQHQLARRQDSRDTSSHFRVHIGNQNHMYVQTNVEHLRGNSPGQTGMRRTSSQSEQASPPADNGNSGSEGRAQGELRCPHCMRFFSDELSDEFLKHVAECCQ, encoded by the exons ATGCACCTGGCCGGATTACTGCTCGccctgcagaagaaagagaaggggcAGCAGCGTGACCGCGGCTCACCTTCCCCAGCCATGTGCTCGGTAAGCGAGGGTAGCAGTACGGACCCCTTGGCGGCCCGCTTCAAACAGGTGGAGGAGATGTTGGAGAGGCTACACCGGGAGAACAGGAGCTTGAAGAACAAAGTGCCTCGGTACAACGTGCTCTGCACTTTGTACCACGAGTCCGCCCAGCAACTGAAgcacctccagctgcagctggctgccaagGAGGCGACGATCCGGGAGCTGCGGAGCAGCCTGGCCCGGctgcagcagcggcagcaggagcaggagccgccggcgggggcggcgggcgctgaGCCGGAGCCGGCCCGCTCGCTGGTGGAgagcctgctggagcagctgggccAGGCCCGGGAGCAGCTCAGGGACAGCGAGCGACTCTCGGCGCGAAGAGTGGAAGCTCTGAGCCAG GAAGTACAGAAGTTGAATCAGCAGctagaggagaaaaatggagaaatacaGCAGATGATAAATCAGCCTCcatatgaaaaggaaagagaaatcttACGACTTCAGAAGAGCttggcagagagagagaaggctCAGGCCACCAGCGATGTTTTGTGCCGTTCACTCACTGATGAAACTCACCAACTTCAACGCAAATTAGCATCCACAGCAGAAATGTGTCAACATCTGGCAAAATGTCtagaagagaagcaaagaagaGAGAAGCGGAATTCAGATGACCAGACACCTACTGAAAGAGCTAATCAG GTTTTAGACAATGAAACTTCACTTCAAGCTCTTATCTGCAACCTACAAGATGAAAACAGgatgttaaaacaaaaagtagCTCAC GTGGAAGACTTAAATGCAAAATGGCAGAAATATGATGCGAGTAGGGATGAGTATGTGAAGCGACTCCACTTGCAGCTCAAAGAGATGAAGTCACAACTGGATCTGCAGCATGGCATAACTTCAGCACAAACAAACTCTGACCTGATGCACAAGGAAATATTCCGGTTAAACAaactgctggaagaaaaaatgaatgaatgCATAAAAACTAAGAGAGAATTAGAAGATGTGAAGAAGGCTAGTGAAGGAGACAACGAGCGCATACAAATGCTGGAACAACAG GTCCTAGTTTATAAAGATGATTTCACATCTGAGAGATCAGACAGAGAACGAGCACAGAGTAAAATACAAGAGCTTCAGGCAGAAGTTGCATGTCTGCAACACCAGCTAGCCAGAAGACAG GACTCAAGAGACACAAGTAGTCATTTCAGAGTTCACATTGGTAACCAAAATCATATGTACGTACAGACAAATGTTGAACATCTACGAGGCAATAGCCCGGGCCAAACAGGCATGAGAAGAACATCTTCACAGTCTGAACAAGCTTCTCCTCCTGCGGACAATGGGAACTCTGGATCCGAGGGCAGGGCACAGGGTGAACTTAGATGCCCTCATTGTATGAGGTTTTTCAGTGATGAACTCAGTGATGAATTCCTCAAACACGTTGCTGAATGTTGTCAGTGA